The following proteins are co-located in the Chryseobacterium daecheongense genome:
- a CDS encoding L,D-transpeptidase, with product MKKSFLYSLILVLFLVSCKKEIEKINDTLGTDTTTTESPKEKTDSIKKDSVVKKESVPPAMQETGFYNAFVLPKDKKLRDSVYAAFSKKYNERERYAILALNRLDSKNKWNSDTLVVPAKIDTTLMAYSPFPMQLDVLSNVKKFVIFSYPIQAYGVYSNGSLVKWGPTSMGKKTAQTTRGLTFANWKKKLSISTVSSEWKLPYNFNIFNTGGIGWHQYDLPGYPASHSCLRLLKNDAQWLYSYADTWILNPGGATTKAKGTAVMVFGDYKWGHRKPWRNLLDDPNANNISVEEMNKLIEPHIEKIIKEQENREKVADSIKAAKAVEIQEPAVKPQVLAP from the coding sequence GTGAAAAAATCTTTTTTATACAGTCTTATACTGGTTTTATTTTTAGTATCATGTAAAAAGGAAATTGAAAAAATAAATGATACTTTAGGAACCGATACAACTACCACAGAAAGTCCAAAGGAAAAAACTGATTCAATAAAAAAAGATTCAGTGGTTAAAAAGGAATCTGTACCTCCGGCAATGCAGGAAACCGGCTTTTATAATGCTTTTGTACTTCCAAAAGATAAAAAGCTTAGAGATTCTGTATATGCTGCATTCAGCAAAAAATATAATGAAAGAGAACGGTATGCTATTTTAGCACTGAACAGATTGGATTCTAAAAATAAATGGAATTCTGATACATTGGTAGTTCCTGCCAAAATAGATACCACATTGATGGCTTATTCACCTTTTCCAATGCAATTGGATGTATTGAGTAATGTAAAGAAATTTGTTATTTTTTCATATCCGATTCAGGCGTATGGAGTGTATTCCAACGGGAGTCTTGTAAAGTGGGGGCCAACCAGTATGGGAAAAAAAACCGCACAGACCACAAGAGGATTAACTTTTGCCAACTGGAAAAAGAAGCTTTCCATTTCAACGGTTAGTAGTGAATGGAAATTACCTTATAATTTCAATATTTTTAACACAGGAGGAATCGGATGGCATCAATATGACCTACCCGGCTATCCGGCATCGCATTCTTGCTTACGGCTATTGAAAAATGATGCCCAATGGTTATATTCTTATGCAGATACCTGGATCCTGAATCCGGGAGGAGCCACCACTAAAGCAAAAGGAACTGCAGTAATGGTTTTTGGCGATTACAAATGGGGGCACAGGAAACCGTGGAGAAATCTGTTGGATGATCCTAATGCAAATAATATTTCTGTAGAAGAAATGAATAAGCTCATAGAGCCCCATATTGAAAAAATAATAAAAGAGCAGGAGAACAGGGAAAAAGTAGCAGATTCTATCAAGGCGGCGAAGGCTGTTGAGATTCAGGAACCTGCAGTGAAGCCACAAGTGCTTGCTCCTTAA